The following are encoded in a window of Cydia splendana chromosome 6, ilCydSple1.2, whole genome shotgun sequence genomic DNA:
- the LOC134791827 gene encoding signal peptidase complex subunit 1: MDFFTSIPTHIDYVGQAKAEKLYRAIITLFSIVGFVWGYIVQQFSQSVYILGAGFLLAAILTVPPWPMYRRNPLNWQNPKNTEEKPASKKGKK; this comes from the coding sequence ATGGATTTCTTCACATCAATCCCAACTCACATTGACTACGTCGGGCAAGCTAAGGCAGAGAAATTATACAGAGCCATCATAACACTGTTCAGCATCGTTGGATTTGTTTGGGGGTATATTGTTCAGCAGTTCTCTCAATCAGTGTATATCCTGGGAGCCGGTTTCCTGCTTGCTGCCATCTTGACCGTGCCCCCGTGGCCCATGTACCGCCGAAACCCTTTGAACTGGCAGAATCCGAAGAATACGGAAGAAAAACCCGCAAGCAAGAAAGGAAAGAAATGA